The following are encoded in a window of Blattabacterium cuenoti genomic DNA:
- a CDS encoding inorganic diphosphatase, which translates to MKISFDVLIEIPKGSRNKYEFDKKNNLIRLDRVLYSPMSYPTDYGFIPKTLSKDGDPLDVLVFLTEPTIPGCLITVKPIGIFFMTDEKGEDEKIICVPIADPNYNTINNIDEISLHVKKEIEHFFLVYKDLENKKVKIGDWKNQKEAISVYKESYLRYKNFCTKG; encoded by the coding sequence ATGAAAATAAGTTTTGATGTATTAATAGAAATTCCTAAAGGAAGTAGAAATAAATATGAATTTGATAAGAAAAATAATCTAATTCGTTTAGATAGAGTTTTATATTCTCCTATGAGTTATCCAACAGATTATGGTTTTATTCCAAAAACCCTATCAAAAGATGGAGATCCATTAGATGTCTTAGTGTTCTTAACAGAACCTACAATACCAGGTTGTTTAATTACAGTAAAACCCATTGGGATTTTTTTTATGACTGATGAAAAAGGCGAAGATGAAAAAATTATCTGTGTTCCTATTGCTGATCCAAACTATAATACAATTAACAACATTGATGAAATATCATTGCATGTGAAAAAAGAAATTGAACATTTTTTTCTCGTTTATAAAGATCTAGAAAATAAGAAAGTAAAAATTGGAGATTGGAAAAATCAAAAAGAAGCTATTTCTGTTTATAAAGAATCTTATTTGAGGTATAAAAATTTTTGCACGAAGGGATAA
- the infB gene encoding translation initiation factor IF-2 yields the protein MTDKNNKIRLKTVLTKFNISLQRVVNFLQKKGIEIENNPNAKIEEKVYKFLVREFQTYKEIRDASEKAFLQKRIEKEKIKEELLKSKHSPQIIRAKSENLIEFKKIGKINIDTLENPHETKEYAKIQEKKKDKEIKPFIKSIKEKNIKYFVDKKTEKSIQHKDKPEHIDTIYQKLDGVMLTGDRIDLSQFEKKRTKQENNTKKKRKRIKKEIVVEDIKNTSTKKKQDKNRRNSFKHSFYKNTDQNKNKKNFQKSGISDEQIEKQIKETLEKLSSKGIKSKASKIRKEKRQSKKEKRILQSEIENKKQDKILKIAEFTTVNELASMMNVNATDVIVSCMSLGIMVTMNQRLDAEILTLVADEFGYNVEFVGLDLEEAVQDDEDLEENLKPRPPIITVMGHVDHGKTSLLDYIRNTNVIAGEAGGITQHIAAYSVECPNHQSITFLDTPGHEAFTAMRARGAQITDIALIVISADDQVMPQTKEAISHAQAANVPIIFVINKIDKINSKPEKIREQLANLNLLVEEWGGKYPSQEISAKLGTGVDKLLEKVLLVAELLDLKANPNKPAVGTVIEASLDKGRGYVTTMLLQGGTLKLGDYVLAGIHHGKVKSILDERGKSISLAGPSKPITILGLNGVPTAGDKFKVFKDEKEAKQLASRREQLQREQNIRAQKHLTLDEIGRRIALGDFKELKIILKGDVDGSVEALADALQKLSINTIMVNIIYKGVGQITESDVLLASASDAIIIGFNVRPNHGAKNIAKKEDIEIRTYSIIYDVINDIKEAMDGMLSPEIKEKILGNAEIREIFKIPKAGTIAGCMVVEGKLLRQAKVRLIREGIVIHNGEFTSLKRFKEDVKEVSKGYECGFGIKNYHNLRPGDLVEAYEELSTKNHKKD from the coding sequence ATGACTGATAAAAATAATAAAATCAGATTAAAAACAGTATTAACTAAATTCAATATTTCTTTGCAGAGAGTCGTTAATTTTTTACAAAAAAAAGGAATTGAAATAGAAAATAACCCTAATGCAAAAATAGAAGAAAAAGTTTACAAATTTCTAGTTAGAGAATTTCAGACTTATAAAGAAATACGAGATGCTTCAGAAAAAGCTTTTTTACAAAAAAGAATAGAAAAGGAAAAAATAAAAGAAGAATTATTAAAATCAAAACATTCTCCTCAAATTATTCGTGCAAAATCAGAAAATTTAATTGAATTTAAAAAAATAGGAAAAATAAATATTGATACATTAGAAAATCCACATGAAACCAAAGAATATGCTAAAATTCAAGAAAAAAAAAAGGATAAAGAAATAAAGCCTTTTATAAAATCGATAAAAGAAAAAAATATCAAATATTTTGTAGATAAAAAAACAGAAAAATCTATTCAACATAAAGATAAACCTGAACACATAGATACTATTTACCAAAAACTAGATGGAGTCATGTTAACAGGAGATAGGATTGATTTATCTCAATTTGAAAAAAAAAGAACAAAACAAGAAAATAACACGAAAAAAAAACGCAAAAGAATTAAGAAAGAAATTGTTGTCGAGGATATAAAGAATACTTCTACGAAAAAAAAACAGGATAAAAATAGAAGAAATTCTTTTAAACATTCTTTCTATAAGAATACAGATCAAAATAAAAATAAGAAAAATTTTCAAAAATCAGGAATTTCAGATGAACAAATTGAAAAACAAATTAAAGAAACTCTAGAAAAACTTTCCTCAAAAGGAATAAAATCCAAAGCTTCAAAAATTAGAAAAGAAAAACGTCAATCTAAAAAAGAAAAAAGGATTCTACAAAGTGAAATAGAAAATAAAAAACAAGATAAAATTCTTAAAATAGCTGAATTTACAACCGTCAATGAATTAGCATCTATGATGAATGTCAATGCAACGGATGTGATTGTCTCCTGTATGTCTTTAGGTATTATGGTCACCATGAATCAACGATTGGATGCAGAGATTCTAACACTAGTGGCAGATGAATTTGGATATAATGTAGAATTTGTTGGTTTAGATTTAGAAGAAGCAGTACAAGATGATGAGGATTTAGAAGAAAATCTAAAACCAAGACCTCCTATTATTACTGTGATGGGACATGTGGATCATGGAAAAACTTCTTTATTAGATTATATTAGAAATACTAATGTAATTGCTGGAGAAGCTGGTGGAATTACTCAACATATAGCCGCTTATAGTGTAGAATGTCCTAATCATCAAAGTATTACTTTTTTAGATACTCCAGGTCATGAAGCTTTTACAGCAATGCGTGCAAGAGGAGCACAGATCACGGATATTGCTCTCATCGTCATTTCAGCGGATGATCAAGTAATGCCTCAAACAAAAGAAGCGATTAGTCATGCTCAAGCAGCAAATGTTCCTATTATATTTGTGATTAATAAAATAGATAAGATCAATTCAAAACCTGAAAAAATTCGAGAACAATTAGCTAATTTAAATTTATTAGTTGAAGAATGGGGAGGAAAATATCCTTCTCAAGAAATATCCGCAAAATTAGGAACAGGAGTGGATAAATTATTAGAAAAAGTTCTTTTAGTAGCTGAACTACTAGATTTAAAAGCCAATCCAAATAAGCCTGCTGTAGGTACAGTAATAGAAGCCTCTTTAGATAAAGGTAGAGGTTATGTAACAACTATGCTTTTACAAGGTGGAACCTTAAAATTGGGAGATTATGTATTAGCAGGAATCCATCATGGAAAAGTAAAAAGTATTTTAGATGAACGAGGAAAATCCATTTCATTAGCAGGGCCTTCTAAGCCGATTACCATACTTGGATTAAATGGAGTTCCTACCGCTGGAGATAAATTCAAAGTTTTTAAAGATGAAAAAGAAGCTAAACAGCTTGCTTCCAGAAGAGAACAATTACAAAGAGAACAAAACATACGAGCTCAAAAGCATTTGACTTTAGATGAAATAGGTAGACGTATAGCACTAGGAGATTTTAAAGAACTCAAAATAATTCTTAAGGGAGATGTAGATGGATCCGTTGAAGCTCTAGCTGATGCACTTCAAAAATTATCCATAAATACCATTATGGTAAATATTATATATAAAGGAGTTGGTCAAATAACAGAGTCTGATGTTTTATTAGCTAGTGCTTCTGATGCGATTATTATAGGATTTAATGTTCGTCCTAATCATGGAGCTAAAAATATAGCTAAAAAAGAGGATATAGAAATACGTACTTATTCAATTATATATGATGTGATCAATGATATAAAAGAAGCAATGGATGGAATGCTATCCCCTGAAATAAAAGAAAAAATATTAGGAAATGCAGAAATAAGAGAAATATTTAAAATTCCAAAAGCTGGGACGATAGCTGGATGTATGGTAGTAGAAGGAAAATTATTACGTCAAGCAAAAGTAAGATTAATTAGAGAAGGGATTGTCATTCATAATGGAGAATTTACTTCTTTGAAACGTTTTAAAGAAGATGTGAAAGAAGTTTCTAAAGGATATGAATGTGGATTTGGGATCAAAAATTACCATAATCTTAGACCTGGAGATCTTGTAGAAGCTTATGAAGAATTATCTACTAAAAATCACAAAAAGGATTGA
- the lptB gene encoding LPS export ABC transporter ATP-binding protein, protein MTLITQNLYKKYKKKNVVQDVSICLNRGEIVGIIGPNGAGKTTSFYMIVGMIQPDQGKIFLNGENITGYPMYKRSRKGIGYLAQEPSIFRKLSVEDNILCILEMQKNSYEEIKIRTEELLEELGLQNIRKIHGCLLSGGERRRTEIARCLAINPTFILLDEPFSGIDPIAIEELQKIILSLKKKNIGILMTDHNVQETFLIADRLYLMFEGKILKDGPPKKLMQDPLVKKVYLGNFFLKIHKKEK, encoded by the coding sequence ATGACTTTGATAACTCAAAATCTATACAAAAAGTACAAAAAAAAAAATGTAGTTCAAGACGTCTCTATTTGTTTAAATCGTGGAGAAATAGTAGGAATAATAGGTCCAAATGGAGCTGGAAAAACTACTTCTTTTTATATGATTGTAGGAATGATTCAACCTGATCAAGGAAAAATATTTCTTAATGGAGAAAATATTACTGGATATCCCATGTATAAACGCTCTAGAAAAGGAATTGGATATTTAGCACAAGAACCGTCTATTTTTAGAAAATTATCTGTAGAAGATAATATTTTATGCATATTAGAAATGCAAAAAAATTCCTATGAAGAAATAAAAATAAGAACGGAAGAACTTTTGGAAGAATTAGGACTACAGAATATCCGAAAAATACATGGATGTCTTCTCTCAGGGGGAGAACGTAGACGTACTGAAATTGCTAGATGTTTAGCTATAAATCCTACATTTATTCTTTTAGATGAACCTTTTTCTGGAATAGATCCTATAGCTATAGAAGAATTACAAAAAATTATTCTTTCTTTAAAAAAAAAAAATATTGGGATATTAATGACTGATCATAATGTTCAAGAAACTTTTCTAATAGCCGATCGTCTTTATCTCATGTTTGAAGGAAAAATTTTAAAAGATGGACCTCCTAAAAAATTGATGCAAGATCCCTTAGTAAAAAAAGTTTATTTGGGAAATTTTTTTTTAAAAATCCATAAAAAAGAAAAATGA
- a CDS encoding thiamine diphosphokinase, with product MNHRFTGPEVELFLNGKPPEIFCKRNLFSKKKIFAVDGAFYYLKKMGIQIDSLSGDLDSLLKKDIPLEIDFFETNDQNSTDFDKALKIIHHQGFLNVNVWGASGKEQDHFLGNLSTALKYKRKLSLIFHDDYHSYFFSEKRHVFFQKKNKKISLFPFPKVEGLLTHGLKYPINKELLKIGKRIGIRNEAIENPIEISYQKGELLIFIEK from the coding sequence ATGAATCATCGTTTTACAGGTCCAGAAGTAGAATTATTTCTTAATGGAAAACCGCCTGAGATTTTCTGCAAAAGAAATTTATTTTCTAAAAAAAAAATATTTGCGGTGGATGGAGCTTTTTACTATTTAAAAAAAATGGGAATACAGATAGATTCTCTTAGTGGAGATTTAGACTCTCTTTTAAAAAAAGATATTCCTTTAGAAATAGATTTTTTTGAAACGAATGATCAAAATTCTACTGATTTTGACAAAGCTTTGAAAATCATACATCATCAAGGTTTTTTGAATGTGAATGTTTGGGGAGCTAGTGGAAAAGAACAAGATCATTTTTTGGGAAATCTATCTACAGCTTTGAAATATAAAAGAAAATTATCTTTAATTTTTCATGATGATTACCATTCTTATTTTTTTTCTGAAAAAAGACATGTCTTTTTTCAGAAAAAAAATAAGAAGATATCTCTCTTTCCATTTCCAAAAGTAGAAGGACTCCTTACTCATGGTCTAAAATATCCAATCAATAAGGAATTACTAAAAATAGGTAAACGAATAGGAATTAGAAATGAAGCTATAGAAAACCCAATAGAGATAAGTTATCAAAAGGGAGAATTATTAATTTTCATAGAAAAATAA
- the aspS gene encoding aspartate--tRNA ligase has product MHYYRTHHCGELCKKDIGKRVILSGWIQKIRNLGSLIFIDLRDFFGIIQLIFSKKFIKKIELRKEFVIKISGEVVKRKSINQKIPTGEIEVLVSKLEILNSSIPLPFLIEDQTDGDEENRMKYRYLDIRRNPIKNNLILRHNISLEIRNFLSKKEFLEIETPVLINQTPEGARSFVVPSRIHSGMFYALPQSPQLFKQLLMIGGIDKYFQIAKCFRDEDARSDRQIEFTQIDCEMAFVDVHDILIFFENFIQHLFKKIKNIELESFTYISYSDSMDLYGTDSPDLRFGMKFVKLNDWAQKKGIEFLKKKELTIGINVQKCSHYTCNQIYSIIEGIREPKINPEEIFWIKFFTDKTIISSKELLSHENLIQLIKRFKAKPGDLLFIIFGKKRKTRTKLSKLRIEMAHHLNLKNPQVFKPVWITDLPLLEWDEESKRYKSFHHPFTSPIKEDIHLLNKKNPGYIRSKSYELIINGMEIGGGSIRVHDKKIQDAIFKHLGFSIKNIESEFGFLTKAFEYGAPPHGGIAFGLDRLIAILEGKENIKDFIAFPKNNSGIDTMVNTPYFLKKEKLKELRL; this is encoded by the coding sequence ATGCACTATTACAGAACACATCATTGCGGAGAATTGTGTAAAAAGGATATTGGAAAAAGAGTAATTTTATCTGGATGGATTCAAAAAATAAGAAATTTAGGTTCTTTAATTTTTATAGATCTTAGAGATTTTTTTGGCATCATACAACTTATTTTTTCAAAAAAGTTCATCAAAAAAATAGAATTAAGAAAAGAATTCGTCATTAAAATCAGTGGAGAAGTAGTCAAAAGAAAATCTATAAATCAAAAGATCCCTACAGGGGAAATAGAAGTTTTAGTTTCTAAACTAGAAATATTGAATTCTTCTATTCCTCTTCCTTTTCTTATAGAAGATCAAACAGATGGAGATGAAGAAAATAGGATGAAATATAGATACCTTGATATTCGAAGAAATCCTATAAAAAATAATTTAATCCTTCGTCATAATATTTCTCTAGAAATACGAAATTTTCTTTCTAAAAAAGAATTTCTAGAAATAGAAACTCCTGTATTAATAAATCAAACTCCGGAAGGAGCCAGAAGTTTTGTTGTTCCGTCTAGGATACATTCCGGAATGTTTTACGCCTTACCTCAATCTCCTCAATTATTCAAACAATTATTGATGATAGGAGGTATAGATAAATATTTTCAAATAGCAAAATGTTTTCGAGATGAAGATGCTCGTTCAGATCGTCAAATAGAATTTACGCAAATAGATTGTGAGATGGCTTTTGTAGATGTTCATGACATTTTAATTTTTTTTGAAAATTTTATCCAACATCTATTTAAAAAAATAAAAAATATTGAATTAGAATCTTTTACATACATTTCTTATTCTGATTCCATGGATTTATACGGAACAGATTCTCCTGATTTGCGTTTTGGAATGAAATTTGTGAAACTCAATGATTGGGCACAAAAAAAAGGAATTGAATTTTTGAAAAAAAAGGAATTAACAATAGGAATAAACGTACAAAAATGTAGTCATTATACATGTAATCAAATTTATTCCATTATAGAAGGGATAAGAGAACCAAAAATAAATCCTGAAGAAATTTTTTGGATAAAATTCTTTACGGATAAGACAATTATTTCTTCAAAAGAATTATTAAGTCATGAAAATTTAATCCAACTCATAAAACGTTTTAAAGCCAAACCTGGTGATTTACTGTTTATCATTTTTGGAAAAAAAAGAAAAACAAGAACGAAACTAAGTAAATTACGTATAGAAATGGCTCATCATTTAAATTTAAAAAATCCTCAAGTCTTTAAACCTGTATGGATTACAGATTTACCGCTTTTAGAATGGGATGAAGAATCCAAACGATATAAATCATTCCATCATCCTTTTACTAGTCCAATAAAAGAGGATATTCATTTATTGAATAAGAAAAATCCAGGATATATTCGTTCTAAATCCTACGAATTGATCATTAATGGAATGGAAATTGGAGGAGGTTCTATACGTGTTCATGATAAAAAAATACAAGATGCAATCTTTAAACATTTAGGTTTTTCTATAAAAAACATAGAATCAGAATTTGGTTTTTTAACTAAAGCTTTTGAATATGGGGCTCCACCTCATGGGGGAATTGCTTTTGGATTAGATAGATTAATAGCTATTTTAGAAGGAAAAGAAAATATTAAAGATTTTATTGCCTTTCCAAAAAATAATTCTGGAATAGATACAATGGTAAACACTCCTTATTTTTTAAAAAAGGAAAAATTAAAAGAATTACGTTTATAA
- a CDS encoding NAD(P)H-hydrate dehydratase, with translation MKILSLNQIKKIDQYCIDNEDISSIELMERAAKSCFYWIRNHFHTLHKVIVLAGNGKNGGDGLALSRMLSQHGVDINVYILDISNHLSPEFVINKNKIFKYGIELKEIKEGDPFPFLNRNSILIDAIFGIGMNRSINKYWKSFFHFINDKKFTSVISIDIPSGIFMEKKREDLEVIIRADYTLTFQVPKLPLFFPDYADYVGKWDLLNIGWKEKYTNNIPVKNFYLDKKCIRSIYKRRKKFSHKGNFGHGLLIGGHYGMIGSMVLSAKGSFRIGIGKLSVYIPRCGYQIIQTIIPEAIVHTDLRDDFISHIPNNISSFNAIGIGMGMGKNPITAYALESFFLKKKNSPPMVIDADAINILSDKLNILNFIPRNTILTPHPKEFHRLYGPWKNDYQKLANLKKLAKKHNFYLILKGAHTVIATPNGDLYFNSTGNPGMSTAGSGDVLTGIITGLLAQGYSPKDSCLMGVYLHGLSGDLASIELNEESLIAGDLLNYIGKSYQKIKRL, from the coding sequence ATGAAAATTCTTTCATTAAATCAAATTAAAAAGATAGATCAATATTGTATTGATAACGAAGATATTTCTTCTATAGAATTAATGGAAAGAGCAGCAAAAAGTTGTTTTTATTGGATAAGGAATCATTTCCATACACTTCACAAAGTGATCGTTTTAGCAGGAAATGGAAAAAATGGAGGAGATGGTCTAGCATTGTCTAGAATGTTATCTCAACATGGAGTGGATATAAATGTATATATACTTGATATTTCTAATCATTTATCTCCAGAATTTGTTATAAATAAAAATAAGATATTCAAATATGGAATTGAATTGAAAGAAATTAAGGAAGGTGATCCATTTCCCTTTCTAAATAGAAATAGTATACTTATTGATGCTATTTTTGGAATAGGAATGAACCGTTCTATAAATAAATATTGGAAATCATTTTTTCATTTTATCAATGATAAAAAATTTACATCTGTTATTTCTATAGATATTCCTTCTGGAATTTTTATGGAAAAAAAACGAGAAGATTTGGAAGTTATTATTAGAGCTGATTATACATTAACTTTTCAAGTTCCAAAATTACCTCTTTTTTTTCCAGACTATGCGGATTATGTTGGAAAATGGGATTTATTGAATATTGGATGGAAAGAGAAATATACAAATAATATTCCTGTAAAAAACTTTTATTTAGATAAAAAATGTATCCGATCCATATATAAAAGAAGAAAAAAATTTTCCCATAAAGGAAATTTTGGTCATGGACTTCTTATTGGAGGACATTATGGAATGATTGGGTCTATGGTTCTTTCTGCAAAAGGAAGTTTTCGAATTGGAATAGGAAAATTAAGTGTATATATCCCACGTTGTGGATATCAAATTATCCAAACCATTATCCCGGAAGCAATAGTTCATACAGATTTAAGAGATGATTTTATCAGTCACATCCCTAACAATATTTCTTCTTTTAATGCTATAGGAATAGGAATGGGAATGGGAAAGAATCCTATAACCGCATATGCTTTAGAATCTTTTTTTCTTAAGAAAAAAAATTCTCCCCCCATGGTCATAGATGCCGATGCTATAAATATTCTATCCGATAAATTAAATATATTAAATTTTATTCCGAGAAATACTATTCTTACTCCACACCCCAAAGAATTTCATAGATTATATGGCCCATGGAAAAACGATTATCAAAAATTGGCTAATTTAAAAAAGTTAGCAAAAAAACATAATTTTTATCTTATATTAAAAGGAGCACATACAGTCATTGCTACTCCAAATGGAGACCTGTATTTTAATAGTACCGGAAATCCAGGAATGTCCACTGCAGGTAGTGGAGATGTTCTTACCGGAATAATTACAGGTTTATTGGCTCAAGGATACTCTCCAAAAGATTCTTGTCTTATGGGAGTCTATTTACATGGATTATCCGGAGATTTAGCTTCTATAGAATTAAATGAAGAATCTCTAATAGCTGGAGATCTTCTAAATTATATAGGAAAATCTTATCAAAAGATAAAAAGGTTATAG
- a CDS encoding dihydrolipoamide acetyltransferase family protein, with the protein MAEYNLTLPEMGESIAEATIIRWLKKEGDSIKKEDILVEIATDKVDSEISSPVNGILKKKLFSANEVAKIGSSIAILETEEKFKTFSEEDVYAEKKYPWKRFYSPLVRTIAQREGISLSELNTIEGTGYKNRVTKKDILKYLHLKKRTRIISSNYACLSSYSSQNHEEIVEMDRIRKITASHMIESKNISAHVTSFVEADVTNIVKWRDKIKDSFQKNTGEKLTLMSVFVECVVKAIKDLPMINISVNGTHIIKKRNIHIGLATALPNGNLIVPVIKHADSYSLGGLIKIINDLIKRARSNQLKPEETQGGTYTISNIGSFGNLFGTPIIYQPQVAIMAIGLIQKKLSIIETPEGDFIGIRHKIYLSHSYDHRVIDGVLGGGFAKKVALYLEKFNCYTNII; encoded by the coding sequence ATGGCCGAGTATAATTTGACCCTTCCAGAAATGGGGGAAAGTATAGCTGAGGCTACGATTATTCGTTGGTTAAAAAAAGAAGGAGATTCTATAAAAAAAGAAGATATTTTAGTGGAGATTGCTACGGATAAGGTAGATTCTGAAATTTCTTCTCCTGTAAATGGAATATTGAAAAAAAAATTGTTTTCTGCAAATGAAGTGGCAAAGATAGGAAGTTCTATAGCGATTTTAGAAACAGAAGAAAAATTCAAAACATTTTCTGAAGAGGATGTTTATGCAGAAAAAAAATATCCATGGAAACGTTTCTATTCTCCTCTTGTACGTACTATTGCTCAGAGAGAAGGAATTAGTTTATCTGAATTAAATACTATAGAAGGTACCGGATATAAAAATCGTGTAACCAAAAAGGACATCCTTAAATATCTTCATTTAAAGAAAAGAACTAGAATCATATCTTCTAATTATGCATGTTTATCTTCCTATAGCAGTCAGAATCATGAGGAAATCGTAGAAATGGATAGAATACGTAAGATTACGGCTTCTCATATGATTGAAAGTAAAAACATATCTGCACATGTGACTTCATTTGTGGAAGCAGACGTGACAAATATTGTTAAATGGAGAGATAAAATCAAGGATTCTTTTCAGAAGAATACAGGAGAAAAATTAACTTTAATGTCCGTTTTTGTAGAATGTGTAGTGAAAGCTATAAAAGATCTTCCTATGATCAATATTTCTGTTAATGGAACTCACATTATAAAAAAGAGAAATATTCATATAGGATTAGCTACGGCATTACCTAATGGTAATTTGATTGTTCCTGTGATTAAACATGCAGATTCCTATAGTTTAGGAGGATTAATAAAAATTATTAATGATTTAATCAAAAGAGCTAGATCTAATCAATTAAAACCTGAAGAAACTCAAGGAGGGACTTATACAATCAGTAATATTGGAAGTTTTGGAAATCTATTTGGAACTCCTATTATCTATCAACCACAAGTGGCTATTATGGCAATAGGTTTAATTCAAAAAAAATTATCTATCATAGAAACTCCAGAGGGAGATTTTATTGGAATAAGACATAAAATTTATTTATCTCATTCTTATGATCATAGAGTCATCGATGGAGTTTTGGGAGGAGGTTTTGCTAAAAAAGTAGCCTTATATTTAGAAAAATTTAATTGTTATACAAACATAATATGA